Proteins co-encoded in one Streptomyces sp. JH34 genomic window:
- a CDS encoding carboxyl transferase domain-containing protein encodes MQQAPVLVSAADPASEAWQANEAAHHALAEELRTRLATARLGGGEKARARHVARGKLLPRERVDALLDPGSPFLELAPLAAEGMYGGAAPAAGVIAGIGRVSGRECVIVANDATVKGGTYYPLTVKKHLRAQEVALENRLPCLYLVDSGGAFLPMQDEVFPDREHFGRIFYNQARMSGAGIPQIAAVLGSCTAGGAYVPAMSDEAVIVRNQGTIFLGGPPLVKAATGEVVTAEELGGGEVHSRTSGVTDHLAEDDEHALRIVRNIVATLPERGPLPWSVEPAEEPKADPAGLYGAVPVDSRTPYDVREVIARVVDGSRFAEFKAEYGQTLITGFARIHGHPVGIVANNGILFSESAQKGAHFIELCDQRGIPLVFLQNISGFMVGRDYEAGGIAKHGAKMVTAVACTRVPKLTVVVGGSYGAGNYSMCGRAYSPRFLWMWPNAKISVMGGEQAASVLATVKRDQIEGRGEEWPAEDEEAFKDPVRAQYEQQGNAYYATARLWDDGVIDPTETRQVLGLALTACANAPLGEPSFGVFRM; translated from the coding sequence ATGCAGCAGGCACCGGTCCTGGTGAGCGCGGCCGATCCCGCCTCGGAGGCCTGGCAGGCCAACGAGGCGGCGCATCACGCGCTCGCCGAGGAGCTGCGCACGCGGCTCGCCACGGCACGGCTCGGCGGAGGTGAGAAGGCCCGCGCCCGGCATGTGGCGCGCGGCAAGCTGCTGCCCCGCGAGCGGGTGGACGCGCTGCTCGACCCCGGCTCGCCCTTCCTGGAGCTGGCGCCGCTCGCGGCCGAGGGCATGTACGGGGGCGCGGCGCCGGCGGCCGGCGTGATCGCCGGAATCGGGCGGGTCAGCGGCCGGGAGTGCGTGATCGTCGCCAACGACGCGACCGTCAAGGGCGGCACGTACTACCCGCTGACCGTGAAGAAGCACCTCCGCGCCCAGGAGGTGGCCCTGGAGAACCGCCTGCCGTGCCTCTACCTGGTGGACTCGGGGGGCGCCTTCCTCCCGATGCAGGACGAGGTGTTCCCCGACCGGGAGCACTTCGGGCGGATCTTCTACAACCAGGCCCGGATGTCCGGTGCCGGGATCCCGCAGATCGCCGCCGTGCTCGGCTCCTGCACGGCGGGCGGGGCGTACGTCCCGGCCATGAGCGACGAGGCCGTCATCGTCCGGAACCAGGGCACGATCTTCCTGGGCGGCCCGCCGCTGGTGAAGGCGGCCACCGGTGAGGTCGTGACGGCGGAGGAGCTGGGCGGCGGCGAGGTGCACTCCCGCACGTCCGGGGTCACCGACCACCTCGCCGAGGACGACGAACACGCGTTGCGGATCGTGCGGAACATCGTCGCGACGCTCCCGGAGCGCGGTCCGCTCCCCTGGTCGGTGGAGCCCGCCGAGGAGCCGAAGGCCGACCCGGCCGGGCTGTACGGCGCGGTGCCCGTCGACTCGCGTACGCCCTACGACGTGCGGGAGGTCATCGCCCGGGTGGTCGACGGCTCACGCTTCGCCGAGTTCAAGGCGGAGTACGGCCAGACGCTGATCACCGGCTTCGCCCGGATCCACGGCCACCCCGTCGGCATCGTCGCCAACAACGGCATCCTGTTCTCGGAGTCCGCCCAGAAGGGCGCCCACTTCATCGAGCTGTGCGACCAGCGCGGCATCCCGCTGGTGTTCCTCCAGAACATCTCCGGCTTCATGGTCGGCCGGGACTACGAGGCCGGGGGCATCGCCAAGCACGGCGCCAAGATGGTGACGGCCGTGGCGTGCACGAGGGTGCCGAAGCTGACGGTCGTCGTCGGCGGGTCCTACGGCGCGGGGAACTACTCCATGTGCGGCCGGGCCTATTCGCCGCGGTTCCTGTGGATGTGGCCGAACGCCAAGATCTCGGTGATGGGCGGTGAGCAGGCCGCGTCCGTGCTGGCCACCGTCAAGCGGGACCAGATCGAGGGCCGCGGCGAGGAGTGGCCGGCCGAGGACGAGGAGGCCTTCAAGGATCCGGTCCGCGCGCAGTACGAGCAGCAGGGCAACGCCTACTACGCCACCGCCCGGCTCTGGGACGACGGTGTGATCGACCCGACGGAGACCCGGCAGGTGCTGGGGCTCGCCCTGACCGCGTGTGCCAACGCCCCGCTGGGGGAACCCAGTTTCGGCGTCTTCCGGATGTGA
- a CDS encoding TetR/AcrR family transcriptional regulator, which produces MSTHAAARVAAPTRREQILREAARLFAERGFHGVGVDEIGAAVGISGPGLYRHFPGKDAMLAELLVGISERLLAGGRLRVTEDGASRGGSPDALLDALIEGHIDFALDDRPLITLHDRELDRLRDTDRKRVRQLQRQYVEVWVDVVRTLYPALAENEARVTVHAVFGLLNSTPHLTRPEALPDRTATAALLHRLARGAFEAAAS; this is translated from the coding sequence ATGAGCACCCATGCCGCCGCCCGTGTCGCGGCCCCCACCCGCCGCGAACAGATCCTCAGGGAGGCGGCCCGCCTCTTCGCCGAGCGCGGCTTCCACGGCGTCGGGGTCGACGAGATAGGGGCCGCGGTGGGTATCAGCGGCCCCGGCCTCTACCGCCACTTCCCCGGCAAGGACGCGATGCTCGCCGAGCTGCTCGTCGGCATCAGTGAACGCCTGCTGGCCGGCGGCAGGCTGCGTGTCACCGAGGACGGGGCCTCCCGGGGCGGCTCCCCTGACGCCCTCCTGGACGCCCTCATCGAGGGACACATCGACTTCGCCCTGGACGACCGCCCCCTCATCACCCTCCACGACCGTGAGCTGGACCGCCTGCGCGACACCGACCGCAAGCGCGTCCGCCAGCTCCAGCGGCAGTACGTGGAGGTCTGGGTCGACGTCGTACGCACGCTCTACCCGGCCCTCGCGGAGAACGAGGCCCGGGTCACCGTCCACGCGGTGTTCGGCCTGCTGAACTCCACACCCCACCTGACCCGCCCCGAGGCACTCCCGGACCGCACGGCCACGGCCGCCCTGCTGCACCGCCTGGCGCGCGGCGCCTTCGAGGCGGCGGCCTCCTGA
- a CDS encoding phosphatase produces the protein MPIPSRAALVEHLVRTRIAGDVATPRDNNLSHYRQLANGNRHFWLGLELGDRWRDEQDVLAVMAERCGVNDDPEHRQGQDTIDPELTVDALDRMAARLRKAAADRERVLLATGHPGGLLDVHRQTANALREAGCEIVRIPGGLMADEGMVFQFADVAVLERGATLWHTHSPVPMAAILDGLEREGRPRPDLVVADHGWAGCAGQRGIDSIGYADCNDPALFLGEAEGTLQVTVPLDDHVADPRYYDPMTDYLLDAAGLLPSSDRA, from the coding sequence ATGCCGATACCCAGCCGTGCCGCCCTCGTCGAGCACCTCGTCCGCACCCGGATCGCGGGCGACGTCGCCACACCCCGCGACAATAACCTCTCCCACTACCGCCAGCTCGCCAACGGCAACCGCCACTTCTGGCTGGGGCTGGAGCTCGGCGACCGCTGGCGTGACGAGCAGGACGTGCTGGCCGTGATGGCCGAGAGGTGCGGGGTCAACGACGACCCCGAGCACCGGCAGGGGCAGGACACCATCGATCCGGAGCTCACGGTCGACGCCCTCGACCGGATGGCGGCCCGGCTGCGCAAGGCGGCCGCGGACAGGGAGCGGGTGCTGCTCGCGACCGGCCACCCCGGCGGACTGCTCGACGTGCACCGGCAGACCGCGAACGCCCTGCGGGAGGCCGGATGCGAGATCGTGCGCATCCCCGGCGGCCTGATGGCGGACGAGGGCATGGTCTTCCAGTTCGCCGACGTCGCCGTGCTGGAGCGCGGCGCGACCCTCTGGCACACGCACTCGCCGGTCCCGATGGCCGCCATCCTCGACGGCCTGGAGCGCGAGGGCCGGCCGCGGCCCGACCTGGTCGTGGCCGACCACGGCTGGGCCGGATGCGCGGGGCAGCGCGGGATCGACTCGATCGGCTACGCGGACTGCAACGACCCCGCGCTGTTCCTGGGCGAGGCGGAGGGCACCCTCCAGGTCACCGTGCCCCTGGACGACCACGTCGCCGACCCGCGCTACTACGACCCGATGACCGACTACCTGCTGGACGCGGCCGGGCTGCTCCCCTCCTCCGACCGGGCGTGA